A region of Tolypothrix sp. NIES-4075 DNA encodes the following proteins:
- the rimP gene encoding ribosome maturation factor RimP has protein sequence MTHPLVPQIIDLATPVAEELGLEVVGVVFHTNQRPPVLRVDIRNPQQDTGLNDCERMSRALEASLDGSDIIPDAYVLEVSSPGISRQLTTDREYLSFKGFPVIVFTSQPYDGQQEWIGQLIRRDEISVYLNQKGRVIEIPRTLISRVQLNESR, from the coding sequence ATGACTCATCCCTTAGTCCCACAAATTATTGATTTGGCGACACCAGTAGCAGAAGAACTGGGATTAGAAGTCGTTGGGGTAGTTTTTCATACTAACCAACGTCCACCAGTGTTGCGGGTAGATATCCGCAATCCCCAACAGGACACTGGATTGAATGATTGTGAGCGGATGAGCCGTGCTTTAGAAGCCTCCTTAGATGGATCGGATATCATTCCAGATGCTTACGTTTTAGAGGTGTCAAGTCCTGGTATTTCGCGGCAACTGACAACCGACAGGGAATACCTGTCCTTCAAAGGATTTCCTGTAATTGTCTTTACTTCCCAACCCTACGACGGACAGCAAGAGTGGATTGGTCAGTTGATTCGCCGGGATGAAATATCAGTTTACTTAAACCAAAAAGGTCGTGTAATCGAAATTCCTCGCACTCTCATAAGTAGGGTGCAGTTGAATGAGAGCAGATAA
- a CDS encoding peptidoglycan-binding domain-containing protein translates to MWCGFGKSSIPVAVVCLITASVVISDTATAARQRNYSPQQFRAVLRGLGYSVDLTNTPLRDAKTKKAIREFQTGYKLTPADGVAGPKTQDFAANIIQILQANLNAVLKPKNPLPRDQFYGSRTEAAVKEAQKRFQLQETGIADLAFRQRLNEEAKTSGSQPSTQPTPTPTSSPTPTATPTTRPTTRPTTRPTTRPRTRTTPTPTATPTTTPTATPTATPTATPTATPTTLPEVAPSPTASPTP, encoded by the coding sequence ATGTGGTGTGGGTTTGGAAAATCAAGCATTCCTGTTGCTGTTGTCTGCCTGATAACAGCTAGTGTAGTAATTTCAGATACAGCTACTGCTGCTCGCCAACGTAATTATAGCCCACAACAATTCCGTGCAGTATTGCGGGGATTGGGCTATAGCGTTGACTTAACAAATACGCCCTTGAGGGATGCAAAAACTAAAAAAGCAATTCGTGAATTTCAAACAGGGTACAAATTAACACCTGCTGATGGAGTTGCAGGACCAAAAACTCAAGATTTTGCCGCGAACATAATTCAAATTTTACAGGCAAACTTGAATGCGGTATTGAAGCCTAAAAATCCTCTACCCCGCGATCAGTTTTACGGTTCGCGGACGGAAGCAGCGGTTAAAGAAGCTCAAAAAAGATTTCAGTTACAAGAAACTGGAATTGCCGATCTAGCATTTCGCCAGAGATTGAACGAAGAGGCAAAAACAAGCGGTAGTCAGCCGAGTACTCAGCCAACTCCGACGCCGACATCTTCACCAACCCCAACAGCGACACCGACAACAAGACCGACAACCAGACCAACTACAAGACCGACAACCAGACCAAGAACAAGAACTACGCCAACACCAACGGCGACACCAACGACGACACCAACGGCGACACCAACGGCGACACCAACGGCGACACCAACGGCGACACCAACAACTTTACCTGAGGTGGCGCCTTCACCAACAGCTTCACCAACACCTTAG
- a CDS encoding SDH family Clp fold serine proteinase, with the protein MGFGIGDLFWIFLLLSSLQPIWQRRQIEYRRVSSLQQFQQERKSRVILLIHRQESISLLGIPISRYITIEDSEQILRAIRLTPPDVPIDLILHTPGGLVLATEQIARALIRHPAKVTVFVPHYAMSGGTMLALAADEIVMDANAVLGPVDPQLGNFPAASIIKVVEDKPIGEIDDQTLIMADLSRKAIQQVQRFVRTLLKDNIPTQKVQPENIESIIDALTTGRVTHDYPITVEEATEMGLPITVGLPRSIYDLMDMYPQPQGGRPSVQYIPMPYSDRRPILPVPKGRPLEEPTQMK; encoded by the coding sequence ATGGGCTTTGGTATCGGAGATTTATTCTGGATTTTCCTGCTTTTGTCTTCCCTGCAACCTATCTGGCAAAGACGTCAGATTGAATATCGTCGCGTCAGTTCTCTACAACAATTCCAGCAAGAACGCAAAAGCCGAGTGATATTGCTGATTCACCGCCAAGAGTCTATCAGCTTATTAGGAATTCCTATATCGCGCTACATTACTATCGAAGATTCAGAACAGATACTGCGGGCAATTCGTCTCACCCCCCCAGATGTCCCCATTGACTTAATTTTGCACACTCCAGGCGGTTTGGTTTTAGCAACCGAACAAATCGCTAGAGCCTTAATTCGCCATCCGGCAAAAGTAACTGTTTTTGTACCTCATTATGCGATGAGTGGCGGTACAATGCTTGCGCTGGCTGCTGATGAAATCGTCATGGATGCTAACGCTGTCTTGGGACCAGTCGATCCTCAATTAGGTAACTTCCCGGCTGCGAGTATCATCAAAGTTGTGGAAGACAAACCCATCGGTGAAATTGACGACCAAACCCTGATTATGGCGGATTTGTCACGCAAAGCAATCCAGCAAGTGCAGCGATTTGTCAGGACTCTACTGAAAGATAATATTCCCACACAGAAAGTTCAGCCAGAAAATATCGAATCTATCATCGATGCCTTAACTACAGGAAGGGTTACCCACGACTATCCGATCACAGTTGAGGAAGCTACAGAAATGGGGCTGCCCATAACAGTTGGACTGCCCCGCTCAATTTACGATCTCATGGATATGTATCCGCAACCACAAGGCGGACGCCCCAGCGTGCAATACATACCCATGCCTTATAGCGATCGCCGCCCAATTTTACCCGTGCCTAAAGGCAGACCCTTAGAAGAACCCACTCAGATGAAATGA
- a CDS encoding serine/threonine-protein kinase: MMSNWAPGHQLKDSRYTIKKILGKGGFGIAYCVLDTKLNRDVVIKTLNPELKAQAYFEKLQQDFHHEARCLSRCSHPHIVQIYDFFVEEELECIVMQYIPGENLNDRAFRGITQKEALNYIYQISGALQVVHKNNLVHRDVKPANIIIKPSNNEAILIDFGIAREVDIKIKTRALTECFAPIEQYSVDAPQEAYTDIYALAATLYFLLTKQKPVDSQTRYFHINQSGKDPLISPQQLNPRISQQTNNAILQGMKIFATERPQSILEWLNLLDQAQKEEVSPINFTSVLETTLPQTTIRENTTSLNHSRKRYSNNRQNQQEFNSISTNRQINNLLWIIAGIATLALAVIFIVSDKPTNSCQKRGILTICRHIADVPNVPSLTKVLYGGSTLFSLKLNKLEIYRIQKYHPQFQLEHTDNFPSGEKAGSSTGIKWLLEGKISFAQTAYMMTEKPKLEAKNKGFTLREEPIAYDAVAVCVNSGLTSQMLKSLTFKDLENIFQGKVTNWKQFGGPDLKIILFRLNHQQKQDYVIEQFQESVLKKQAYKTNIRELAKPREVINALTKTPGSISMLTVSQTINKKDIRVLPIAKDRNSLAVSPCADDKCTAVNKNLIHEDYYPQELNDKLYVVIKLDSGFDEQAGIAYANIMLSDEGQKMVEEAGFIPYRRVTR; this comes from the coding sequence ATGATGAGTAATTGGGCACCAGGACATCAGCTAAAAGATAGTCGATATACTATTAAAAAAATTCTGGGAAAAGGAGGCTTTGGTATAGCATACTGCGTTTTAGACACAAAATTAAATCGAGACGTTGTAATCAAAACTCTCAATCCAGAATTAAAAGCTCAAGCATACTTTGAGAAATTACAGCAAGATTTTCATCACGAAGCACGATGTTTAAGTCGATGTTCTCATCCTCATATTGTGCAAATATACGATTTTTTTGTAGAGGAAGAACTAGAATGTATTGTCATGCAATATATTCCCGGTGAGAATCTCAACGATAGAGCATTTCGGGGAATAACACAAAAGGAAGCATTAAATTATATCTATCAAATTAGTGGAGCCTTACAGGTTGTTCATAAAAATAATCTGGTGCATCGAGATGTGAAACCAGCAAATATTATTATTAAACCAAGTAACAATGAAGCGATATTAATTGATTTTGGAATTGCTCGTGAAGTTGATATCAAAATTAAAACTAGAGCCTTAACGGAATGTTTTGCACCTATTGAACAGTATTCTGTAGATGCTCCGCAAGAAGCTTATACAGATATTTATGCGTTGGCTGCAACGCTATATTTTTTGTTAACTAAACAAAAACCAGTAGACTCCCAAACTAGATACTTTCACATTAATCAAAGTGGAAAAGACCCTCTGATATCTCCGCAACAATTAAATCCCCGAATTAGTCAACAGACAAATAATGCCATTCTTCAAGGAATGAAAATCTTTGCTACTGAACGACCCCAGTCAATTCTAGAATGGTTAAATTTGCTTGATCAAGCTCAAAAGGAAGAGGTCAGCCCAATAAATTTCACTTCAGTTCTAGAGACAACCTTGCCTCAAACAACAATACGTGAAAATACAACTTCACTTAATCACTCAAGAAAAAGGTATTCTAATAATAGACAAAATCAACAGGAATTTAACTCCATATCCACAAATAGACAAATAAATAATTTGCTGTGGATTATTGCAGGAATTGCTACTTTAGCTCTTGCAGTAATTTTCATCGTATCTGACAAACCAACAAATTCTTGTCAAAAGCGGGGGATTTTAACAATATGTCGTCACATTGCTGATGTTCCCAATGTCCCCTCACTTACAAAAGTTCTCTATGGAGGTTCTACACTTTTTTCATTAAAATTGAATAAGTTAGAAATTTACCGTATCCAGAAATATCATCCTCAATTTCAATTAGAACATACGGACAATTTTCCATCTGGAGAAAAAGCTGGATCTAGTACGGGAATAAAATGGTTGCTTGAGGGTAAAATTAGTTTTGCCCAAACTGCGTATATGATGACAGAAAAACCAAAATTGGAAGCTAAGAATAAAGGTTTTACACTTCGAGAAGAACCTATTGCTTATGATGCTGTAGCTGTGTGTGTAAATTCTGGATTAACTTCTCAAATGTTAAAAAGTTTAACTTTCAAAGATTTAGAGAATATATTTCAGGGTAAAGTCACAAATTGGAAGCAGTTTGGCGGACCCGATCTCAAAATTATTCTTTTTAGACTTAATCATCAACAAAAACAAGATTATGTCATAGAACAATTTCAAGAAAGTGTGTTAAAAAAACAAGCTTATAAAACAAATATTCGGGAGTTAGCTAAACCTAGAGAAGTCATCAATGCTCTTACTAAAACTCCTGGTAGTATCAGTATGCTGACCGTCTCGCAAACCATCAACAAAAAAGATATCCGCGTTTTACCTATTGCTAAAGATAGGAATTCTCTTGCAGTGTCTCCTTGCGCTGACGACAAATGTACTGCTGTGAATAAAAACCTGATTCATGAAGATTATTACCCGCAAGAATTAAACGACAAACTATATGTAGTTATCAAACTTGATTCTGGATTTGATGAGCAGGCGGGTATTGCTTATGCCAACATCATGTTAAGCGATGAAGGACAAAAAATGGTAGAGGAAGCCGGATTTATACCATACAGAAGAGTGACACGATAG
- a CDS encoding serine/threonine-protein kinase: MVWKPGQPLFGGRYIIESKLGEGGIGITYLARNLRNELRVIKTLKEEILNHPVWKQHRDKLRQDFRDEAVRLAVCRHPHIVEVETIFDEGKFPCMVMEYVEGEDLGKRLARMRLLSEAEALLYIRQIGDALTVIHNKGLLHRDLKPRNIMLRFGKSEAVLIDFGIARDFIPNVVQEHTVYRTPGFAPPEQYDLVAPRGEFIDIYALAATLYNLLTGVVPTNAEERRKNIPLQPPQRFNRNISDRVNQAIMQGMDLQANYRPQSVQEWLNLLTADVGSDVPSTLMGQMYHQISNPQIRKPAVVAPLEWQCVHTLKGHTSMVQAIAISPDGQLIASGSNDNNIKLWQLTSGKLLRDFNRWFSGHSSMVDSLAFSPDGKLLASGSWDDTIKLWQVNTGKQISTFTGHSNWVNSVAFNPEGQMLASGSADNTIKFWQIKTGRQISTLTGHLDLVGSVAFSQDGEILASGSADCTVKLWQVHTGREISTFTSHSFYVNSVAFSPDGQLLASGSADNTIKLWQVSTGRELHTLTGHLDSVWSVAFSPDGQLLASASWDKTIKIWHASTAKEICTLIGHLNYVRTVAFSPDGRTLVSGSDDDTIKIWQRK; this comes from the coding sequence ATGGTGTGGAAACCGGGGCAGCCTTTATTTGGAGGGCGCTACATTATCGAAAGCAAACTAGGCGAAGGTGGAATTGGCATTACCTATCTTGCCAGAAACCTACGCAATGAACTACGAGTAATTAAAACCCTCAAAGAAGAAATTCTTAATCACCCGGTTTGGAAACAGCACCGCGACAAATTACGGCAAGACTTTCGCGATGAAGCTGTTCGCCTAGCTGTGTGTCGCCATCCTCATATAGTGGAGGTGGAAACTATCTTCGATGAGGGCAAATTTCCTTGCATGGTAATGGAATATGTCGAAGGAGAAGATTTAGGTAAGCGTTTGGCAAGGATGAGGTTGCTATCAGAAGCAGAAGCCCTACTATATATTCGACAAATTGGTGATGCATTGACGGTAATTCACAATAAAGGCTTGCTGCATCGTGACCTCAAGCCGCGTAACATTATGCTTCGTTTTGGCAAATCAGAAGCAGTGTTGATTGACTTTGGTATTGCTAGAGATTTTATCCCTAATGTTGTCCAAGAACATACAGTGTATCGCACTCCTGGTTTTGCCCCTCCAGAACAGTATGATTTAGTTGCACCACGGGGAGAATTTATTGATATCTACGCCCTCGCCGCGACTTTATATAACTTATTAACCGGAGTTGTGCCCACGAATGCAGAAGAGAGACGCAAGAATATTCCCCTGCAACCACCGCAACGCTTCAATCGCAATATTAGTGACAGAGTAAATCAGGCAATTATGCAGGGTATGGATTTGCAGGCAAATTATCGCCCCCAATCCGTGCAGGAGTGGTTGAATTTATTAACTGCTGATGTTGGCTCAGATGTACCATCAACACTTATGGGTCAGATGTACCATCAGATATCTAATCCACAAATCCGAAAACCTGCTGTAGTAGCTCCACTAGAGTGGCAATGCGTACACACTCTCAAAGGTCATACTAGCATGGTTCAGGCGATCGCTATTAGTCCTGATGGGCAACTAATTGCCAGTGGTAGTAATGACAATAATATCAAGCTATGGCAACTAACAAGCGGTAAACTATTACGTGATTTCAATCGTTGGTTTTCGGGTCATTCCAGCATGGTTGATTCCCTCGCCTTTAGCCCAGACGGAAAGCTTCTTGCCAGTGGCAGTTGGGATGACACTATTAAATTATGGCAAGTAAATACAGGCAAACAAATCTCTACTTTCACTGGTCATTCTAACTGGGTTAATTCTGTCGCCTTTAATCCAGAGGGACAGATGCTTGCTAGTGGTAGTGCTGACAACACGATCAAATTCTGGCAAATAAAGACAGGCAGACAAATCTCTACTCTCACAGGTCATTTGGACTTAGTGGGGTCAGTCGCCTTTAGCCAAGATGGAGAAATTCTCGCAAGTGGCAGTGCTGACTGCACTGTTAAACTTTGGCAAGTACACACAGGTAGAGAAATTTCCACTTTTACAAGTCATTCTTTCTACGTTAACTCTGTTGCCTTTAGTCCAGATGGACAATTGCTTGCTAGTGGTAGTGCTGACAACACAATCAAATTATGGCAAGTAAGTACAGGTAGAGAACTTCACACTCTCACTGGGCATTTGGACTCAGTTTGGTCAGTCGCCTTTAGTCCAGATGGGCAACTTCTTGCTAGTGCTAGTTGGGACAAAACTATCAAAATTTGGCACGCAAGCACAGCTAAAGAAATCTGCACTCTCATCGGTCATCTCAACTATGTCAGAACTGTTGCTTTCAGTCCCGATGGGCGAACCCTAGTTAGCGGTAGTGATGACGACACCATCAAGATTTGGCAACGAAAATAA
- a CDS encoding c-type heme family protein yields MLKNLNLKQQFTALLIIILALGMSLSGFALSYVLKQNAMHDISSTALMLMETMTSVREYTNTQVKPLLENQLEIEFLPQTVPAYSAREIFDHLRKNPKYRDFFYKEATLNPTNLRDKADNFETTIINNFKKKPDLKESSGFRSMPGGDIFYMARPLTVSQESCLKCHTSGDVAPKSMIERYGTANGFGWHMNEIIGSQIISIPASKVISKANQSSFVILVIVSTVFIAVIFLVNLFLNQKVVRPLKRITRIAEEVSTGHMDVEFEQLSNDEIGQLARAFRRMQLSLEMAMKRIKRRSENTGS; encoded by the coding sequence ATGTTAAAAAATCTCAACTTGAAACAACAATTTACAGCTCTGCTGATTATAATTCTTGCATTAGGTATGAGTTTAAGTGGATTTGCTCTGTCTTATGTGCTGAAGCAGAATGCGATGCATGATATTAGTTCAACCGCTCTCATGCTTATGGAAACGATGACTTCTGTACGTGAGTACACTAATACTCAAGTTAAGCCACTTTTGGAAAATCAACTAGAAATAGAGTTTTTGCCGCAAACTGTGCCTGCGTACTCTGCACGGGAAATTTTTGATCATCTGCGAAAAAATCCGAAATACAGGGACTTTTTCTATAAAGAAGCCACGCTTAATCCCACTAATCTTCGAGATAAAGCTGATAATTTTGAAACTACAATTATAAACAATTTCAAAAAGAAACCCGACCTGAAAGAATCAAGCGGATTTCGCTCAATGCCAGGTGGGGATATCTTCTATATGGCTCGTCCGCTGACCGTTAGTCAAGAAAGCTGCCTAAAGTGTCATACCTCAGGGGATGTTGCACCTAAAAGTATGATTGAGCGTTATGGTACAGCTAATGGATTTGGGTGGCACATGAATGAAATTATTGGTTCTCAAATTATCTCAATACCAGCAAGTAAAGTAATTAGCAAAGCTAATCAATCTTCTTTTGTCATTCTCGTAATTGTATCAACTGTTTTTATTGCTGTTATCTTTTTAGTCAACCTCTTTTTGAATCAAAAAGTTGTTCGTCCTCTCAAACGGATAACTCGCATAGCGGAAGAAGTCAGTACGGGGCATATGGATGTAGAATTTGAGCAATTATCTAATGATGAAATCGGTCAACTTGCCAGAGCATTCAGACGGATGCAGTTAAGTTTGGAAATGGCAATGAAAAGAATTAAACGTCGTTCTGAAAATACAGGTAGTTAA
- a CDS encoding serine/threonine-protein kinase yields MTSPLTKPEISSGTLIDNRYTIQKLLGQGGLGRTYLAFDTRRFNEPCVLKEFAPIGTGENGLEKCRDLFKKEAKILHQLQHPQIPRFLACFEGDGRLFLVQEYIDGQTYSNLLQKLQKQGQNFSQDEVINWLKNLLLVLEYIHEHNIIHRDISPDNVMLPDNKNLPVLIDFGVGKQIAAELNDTINSDQATFVGKMSLVGKVGYAPREQISLGLCSPSSDLYALGVTAVVLLTGKDPSLLMDRYSLEWKWRLYSHVSDAFAQVLDKMLADTPQKRYQTAKEVLTDLQCLEPEELQRTMNNLPSAEFVTELYSSELKTPDTVSQLEVNFDSLLITPKNSQTQPVNSFKHGFIMRCQEQLAYHIGPIASLIIEETLAENPDILPDEFVKLLAREIPDLQAAFEFQQSFFWDY; encoded by the coding sequence ATGACATCTCCTTTAACAAAACCAGAAATAAGTTCTGGAACTCTAATTGATAACCGCTATACGATCCAAAAGCTTCTTGGACAAGGGGGATTAGGGCGAACCTACTTAGCGTTTGATACTCGTCGCTTTAACGAACCTTGTGTGCTGAAAGAATTTGCACCCATTGGTACAGGAGAGAATGGACTAGAAAAATGTCGCGATTTATTCAAAAAAGAGGCAAAAATTCTTCATCAGCTACAACACCCTCAAATTCCTAGATTCTTGGCTTGTTTTGAAGGAGATGGGCGGCTGTTTTTGGTACAAGAATATATTGATGGTCAAACATATTCAAACCTGCTGCAAAAACTTCAAAAACAGGGACAAAATTTTTCCCAAGACGAGGTTATAAACTGGTTAAAAAACCTCTTGCTTGTTTTGGAATATATTCACGAACATAACATTATCCATCGAGATATTTCTCCTGACAACGTTATGTTACCTGACAACAAAAATTTGCCAGTGCTGATTGATTTCGGCGTAGGAAAGCAAATTGCTGCGGAACTGAACGATACTATAAATTCAGACCAGGCGACCTTTGTTGGTAAAATGTCTCTTGTAGGAAAAGTGGGATATGCTCCCCGCGAACAAATTAGCTTGGGGTTGTGTTCTCCCAGTAGCGACCTTTATGCTTTGGGAGTAACAGCTGTTGTACTGCTAACAGGTAAAGATCCATCTCTACTAATGGATCGGTATTCTCTAGAATGGAAATGGCGTCTCTACAGCCACGTCAGCGATGCTTTTGCTCAAGTACTTGATAAGATGTTGGCAGATACGCCTCAGAAGCGATACCAAACAGCAAAGGAAGTTCTTACCGATTTGCAGTGTTTAGAACCTGAAGAGTTACAACGAACAATGAATAATTTACCTTCTGCGGAATTTGTTACTGAACTTTACTCTTCTGAGTTAAAAACCCCCGATACCGTCAGCCAATTAGAAGTAAATTTTGATAGTTTGCTTATTACTCCAAAAAATTCCCAAACTCAACCAGTAAATTCATTCAAACATGGATTCATTATGCGTTGTCAGGAACAGCTAGCTTATCACATTGGACCAATAGCAAGTTTGATCATAGAAGAGACATTAGCTGAAAATCCTGACATTTTACCCGATGAATTTGTTAAATTGTTAGCGAGAGAAATTCCTGATTTGCAAGCAGCATTTGAATTTCAACAATCCTTTTTTTGGGATTATTAA
- a CDS encoding phosphate/phosphite/phosphonate ABC transporter substrate-binding protein: protein MLSRRFLLLQIVLILLLTVGCGLEQETDIPKKLTIGVVSYEQGAVSLDKYNRFKEYIAQKTHSVVELEPTYNELQAIEQIQRKQWDIVFAPPGLVAIAINKELYTPLFSMGGVSSRQRSLLVVLDDKPIKKIGDLAYKTIALGQKGSAAGYYVPLYDLYGLTLAQISFAPTPKTILQWLSEGSVDAGALSEMDFELYRREFPTIKFRILHASRWIPSGVVLLGSTVERNLQQQIQKAMSEAPADITADAGYVPTAKIPNYQQFIKLVEKVIPLEERVKQTPAVLRLEEQSEKSKVSQQSSQLRSAS, encoded by the coding sequence ATGCTTTCGCGCCGTTTTCTGCTATTACAAATAGTGCTAATTCTGTTACTTACGGTAGGATGTGGTTTAGAACAAGAAACTGACATTCCCAAAAAACTGACCATTGGTGTGGTCAGCTATGAACAAGGAGCGGTTTCTCTAGACAAGTACAATCGCTTCAAAGAGTACATAGCACAAAAAACTCATTCAGTTGTAGAGTTAGAACCTACATACAACGAATTGCAGGCAATTGAGCAAATTCAACGCAAACAGTGGGATATTGTATTTGCCCCTCCCGGTTTAGTAGCGATAGCAATCAACAAAGAACTTTACACTCCTTTATTTTCAATGGGGGGAGTCAGTAGCCGACAACGTTCTTTGCTCGTAGTATTAGATGATAAACCAATTAAAAAGATAGGCGACTTAGCTTATAAGACCATTGCCTTAGGGCAAAAAGGTTCCGCAGCTGGTTATTACGTTCCTTTGTATGACCTTTATGGTTTAACCCTCGCGCAAATCAGTTTTGCCCCTACTCCGAAAACAATACTACAATGGCTTAGTGAAGGCAGCGTTGATGCTGGTGCTTTATCAGAAATGGATTTCGAGCTTTATCGCCGTGAATTTCCCACAATAAAATTTAGAATTTTACACGCAAGTAGATGGATTCCTTCAGGTGTTGTGCTGTTAGGATCAACTGTAGAACGTAATTTACAACAGCAAATTCAAAAAGCGATGAGTGAAGCACCAGCAGATATTACAGCAGATGCTGGTTATGTTCCTACTGCTAAAATACCTAACTACCAGCAGTTCATTAAATTAGTTGAAAAAGTTATACCACTCGAAGAGCGAGTCAAGCAAACACCCGCAGTTCTACGTCTTGAAGAACAATCTGAAAAATCAAAGGTTAGTCAGCAATCAAGTCAACTAAGAAGTGCGTCATAA
- the radA gene encoding DNA repair protein RadA, producing the protein MPKPKTFFVCNECGSESPQWFGKCPACGTYNSLEEQIIKQSSVDVPSRGGVSGWQAGQNNGKSGVKTPKARASLTFDQISDRQVMRWESGYGELDRVLGGGVVPGSMVLIGGDPGIGKSTLLLQVSNALAQRYRILYISGEESGQQIKLRASRLGVSKDPSELGEENGKVVLVEETPQTKNSESIGADLYVLPETDLEEILREIDSLKPNVAVIDSIQTVFVPALTSAPGSVAQVRECTAALMKVAKHEDITMLIVGHVTKEGAIAGPKVLEHLVDTVLYFEGDRFASHRLLRTVKNRFGATHEIGIFEMVSQGLREVANPSELFLGNRDDPAPGTAIVVACEGTRPIVVELQALVSPTSYSSPRRSTTGVDYNRLVQILAVLEKRVGIPMSKLDSYVASAGGLNVEEPAVDLGVAIAIVASFRDRIVDPGTVLIGEVGLGGQVRSVSQMELRLKEAAKLGFKRAIVPKGQKFPDLNIEILPVAKVIDAIIAAIPQQGLTEEDLMPDEDED; encoded by the coding sequence ATGCCTAAGCCAAAAACCTTTTTCGTTTGTAACGAGTGTGGGTCAGAATCACCTCAGTGGTTTGGTAAGTGTCCAGCTTGCGGTACTTACAACTCTTTGGAGGAGCAGATTATTAAACAATCTTCGGTGGATGTACCCAGTCGTGGGGGAGTCAGTGGTTGGCAAGCTGGTCAGAACAATGGCAAATCTGGTGTTAAGACACCGAAAGCACGAGCATCTTTAACTTTCGATCAAATTAGCGATCGCCAAGTAATGCGCTGGGAATCTGGCTACGGAGAACTAGATCGAGTGCTTGGTGGTGGTGTTGTTCCCGGCTCTATGGTGTTAATTGGCGGCGATCCGGGCATCGGTAAATCTACGTTACTACTGCAAGTATCAAATGCCTTAGCACAAAGATATCGCATTCTCTACATTTCTGGGGAAGAATCAGGACAGCAAATCAAATTGAGAGCTTCTCGCTTAGGTGTATCAAAAGATCCAAGTGAATTAGGCGAGGAAAATGGCAAAGTAGTATTAGTAGAAGAAACACCGCAAACAAAAAACTCCGAAAGTATCGGTGCAGATTTATATGTCTTGCCAGAAACAGATTTAGAAGAAATTTTGCGGGAGATAGACTCGCTAAAACCAAATGTGGCAGTAATTGATAGTATTCAAACAGTATTTGTTCCCGCGTTAACTTCAGCACCGGGTTCGGTAGCGCAGGTACGGGAATGTACTGCCGCGTTGATGAAAGTGGCGAAACACGAAGATATTACCATGTTAATTGTCGGACACGTCACCAAAGAAGGAGCGATCGCAGGTCCGAAAGTATTAGAACACTTAGTAGATACAGTATTGTACTTTGAAGGCGATCGCTTTGCCTCCCATCGATTATTAAGAACAGTCAAAAACCGCTTTGGTGCAACTCACGAAATCGGTATCTTTGAAATGGTGTCACAAGGATTGCGGGAAGTTGCCAACCCCTCAGAATTATTTTTAGGAAATCGCGACGATCCTGCACCTGGTACAGCAATTGTCGTTGCTTGCGAAGGAACTCGCCCAATTGTGGTAGAATTACAAGCCTTGGTAAGTCCCACTAGTTACTCTTCACCGCGTCGTTCCACCACCGGGGTAGATTACAATCGCTTAGTGCAAATACTTGCGGTGTTAGAAAAACGGGTGGGGATTCCCATGTCGAAGTTGGATTCTTACGTTGCTTCTGCGGGTGGGTTGAATGTCGAAGAACCAGCGGTAGATTTGGGAGTAGCGATCGCTATTGTTGCCAGTTTCCGCGATCGCATTGTCGATCCAGGTACAGTGTTGATTGGGGAAGTAGGTTTAGGGGGACAAGTGCGATCGGTTTCACAAATGGAACTGCGTTTGAAAGAAGCTGCTAAATTGGGGTTTAAAAGAGCGATCGTTCCTAAAGGGCAAAAATTTCCCGATTTGAATATTGAGATTTTACCAGTTGCCAAAGTAATAGATGCAATTATTGCCGCCATTCCCCAACAAGGGCTGACAGAAGAAGATTTGATGCCGGATGAGGATGAGGATTAA